In Streptomyces canus, one DNA window encodes the following:
- a CDS encoding ABC transporter substrate-binding protein yields the protein MTDSLLSRRALMRYGAYGAGAAALAGVAAEWDRLTAADIPGRDDGSLVIATLGSAFNPEAQRALRDGFREVHPDIRIRINPVQAYDWSDFFSKILTQIAAGTAPDLVYVATEGVQLFAQRLGVPLDRWAKRDAAELRSYFADVHPSLVESMMYEGSLYQLPVEFNAADMYLNSRVLERAGADLPDDDWTHDDFTTLLRAMKRSNGDRFTPYFWTNRLWGGVVPWLFANGTNLLTESKAPGGDWLWNSFYPEAQRRGRGGGYRWTTPLADSDRVAEVYDYLSSLIQEDLCTRPEGGDGRNLVGVFSTGRVGVTPAGGFWAGGLHEAGMKPADYDVRYFPRRRTRRHQFGAAGYAMLRTSKLRDEAWEFIKYTARKDVMTQLFAANQTTPARRSMVDEARYRETGPAHWQVFYDTLDKIPTTGPIPAPPQVNEVEQLLIKHTGTALASPGAVRPALRRLQGDLEKAMEREV from the coding sequence TCATCGCCACCCTGGGCTCCGCCTTCAACCCCGAGGCGCAGCGCGCCCTGCGCGACGGCTTCCGCGAGGTCCACCCCGACATCAGGATCCGCATCAACCCCGTACAGGCCTACGACTGGTCGGACTTCTTCTCCAAGATCCTCACCCAGATCGCCGCGGGCACGGCACCCGACCTCGTGTACGTCGCCACCGAGGGCGTGCAGCTCTTCGCCCAGCGGCTCGGCGTACCGCTGGACAGGTGGGCCAAGCGGGACGCGGCCGAGCTGCGCTCGTACTTCGCCGACGTCCATCCCTCGCTGGTCGAGTCGATGATGTACGAGGGGAGCCTCTACCAGCTGCCGGTCGAGTTCAACGCGGCCGACATGTACCTCAACAGCCGGGTCCTCGAACGCGCGGGTGCCGACCTCCCCGACGACGACTGGACCCACGACGACTTCACCACGCTGCTGCGAGCGATGAAACGCAGCAACGGCGACCGGTTCACCCCGTACTTCTGGACCAACCGGCTGTGGGGCGGAGTGGTCCCCTGGCTCTTCGCCAACGGCACCAACCTCCTCACCGAGTCCAAGGCCCCCGGCGGCGACTGGCTCTGGAACTCCTTCTATCCCGAGGCACAGCGGCGCGGCCGGGGCGGCGGCTACCGGTGGACGACACCCCTGGCCGACTCCGACCGCGTCGCGGAGGTCTACGACTATCTCTCCTCCCTCATCCAGGAGGACCTGTGCACCCGACCGGAGGGCGGCGACGGCCGCAACCTCGTCGGCGTCTTCTCCACCGGCCGCGTCGGTGTCACGCCCGCGGGCGGCTTCTGGGCGGGCGGCCTGCATGAGGCGGGCATGAAACCGGCCGATTACGACGTGCGGTACTTCCCGCGCCGCCGTACCCGGCGTCACCAGTTCGGCGCCGCCGGGTACGCGATGCTGCGCACGTCGAAGTTGCGGGACGAGGCCTGGGAGTTCATCAAGTACACCGCCCGCAAGGACGTGATGACCCAGCTCTTCGCGGCCAACCAGACCACTCCGGCCCGCCGCTCCATGGTCGACGAGGCCCGCTACCGGGAGACCGGCCCGGCCCACTGGCAGGTCTTCTACGACACCCTCGACAAGATCCCCACCACCGGCCCGATCCCGGCCCCGCCGCAGGTCAACGAGGTCGAGCAGCTGCTGATCAAGCACACCGGAACCGCCCTTGCCAGCCCCGGCGCGGTGCGTCCCGCGCTGCGCCGGCTGCAGGGGGACCTGGAGAAGGCCATGGAGCGTGAAGTGTGA